The Myxocyprinus asiaticus isolate MX2 ecotype Aquarium Trade chromosome 4, UBuf_Myxa_2, whole genome shotgun sequence nucleotide sequence AGTATGCACTTCCCCCTGTGTGCCTCCTTTATTCTGTCATCAACAAAGTccaagtggacatggaaacagttctgttaattgtgctgaaatggcccaatcagccatggtttccagaaatgatagagatgttgtacagctcaccatgggaaataccgctgaggagggatctcctctctcaggcgcaaggcacaatctggcatcccaagcccaagctgtggaacctgcatgtgtggcccttGAACGGAGCACGCTAACCACGTCAGAACTGATGCATTCAGTCataaacaccattttacaggccagagtgccatccacgagatgcctctatgcgctaaaatggaatgtgttcactgattggtgtcttttacatggcaaagacccaggaAACTGCcctatacatgaaattctcatatttcttcaagagtgatTAGACGTAGGACCCACTCCGTCAacactcaaagtttatgtggcgactatatctgcgtatcatgccTGAAGCCAGGCCACTataagcatgatttaatcataaaggttcttaaaggagcaagatgattaaatccaccttggccggctacagtcccgacatGGGACCTAACTTTGATCCTAAAAGCACTCACAGGGGCCCGTTtaagcctttggactctgttgatttgcgcatattctccattaagaccgcactactgctggctttggcctcagtaaaatgggttggtgacttacatgcactatcaattcacaattcatgtctggagtttggcccaggtctttcaaaagccactgtcaaacctagaaaaggctatgtgcctaaggtactaaccacacccttcagagcgcaggtggttcaccttcaagctttcttccctccCCCATTTAtttcagatgaggaacaatccttgcatttgttatgccctgtgcgtgCACTACACACATacgtctgatcagctctttgtgtgctatggaggatgcacgaaaggaatgtccacctccaagcaaagactttctaaCTGGATCGTTGATACCAtagccctggcttacgagtcgaagggtaagatctgcccaattggtgttaaaacaCACTCATAGGCAtagcctcctcatgggcatggacaaatggtgtgtctttacaagatatgttttgcagcaggatggtcttctcaaaacacattcgcaaggttttacaacctagacgtaacatctCTCTCTTCAAAAGTCCTCTGTTTACAGTGCTTGCTATTtcatttgccaaacatatacttatgcctctccccttaagtacgggctccccatcagtttacacaactgcctgcatcaggccattgtaatttaccataaagtcacaagcactttcattataaataaactcccttcctgactgggttcgtgaaggggttaattcatactatacgactatagttcatatattcattctgagtgctccccacctggcccaacatgagggccGGGGCTCAAACAccttgtagagaggtttcaacaaggtcgtgtggaaggacaactccccatatgcgttagcacacaatgtctcgttcctttcATCTCAGGGAatcgaggttacgtacgtaaccaagacgttttcccagtccacactacaacgcgaaaacagcgttttcaaatgtatccacttgggagagtgttttcaaaaagctcaattTTCGCTGACAAAAACGCTGCCTCattgtggacggaaggccaaaacgtagagaaaaagatgtgttttcaaacaaaaatttattagtgtggacgtggctttcgcaaagcaaataaaagctgaaaacacaacgtaatgaaaccacaacacaacaacaaaattaagccacaacacaatggaaataaacaacAGCACAGCAGAAAAGCCACATCACATCGTTTTAATGTGGTTTATTTTGCTGTTTATTCAAGCTTggtttgctttgctaattttgttgtgtaatGAACCCACCATAGTTAATTTCATGggtatattacatatattacattAAGTTATAAGGTGAGAGGATATAACAAAGTGTGTGTATATTCTCAGACCATAGTCGCATGGAGCGGTTCCAAAGCCAACATGTTTGAGCGACAGAAGGTCCGTGAGATTGCAATGCTGATCAGAGACACAGAAAGGAATGGAAAAGCTCACATCATTGATGTGACAGAGGGCGAGGAACCACTAGAGATGGTTcaggtgacacacacactcatacattcaCACTAATGTACTTTCATCAGAAAGAAATGGCACTATTTGTACATTTATGCAAAGTTTCTTAGGGTCTAAAAGTCTGTAATGACATTGAAAAATGTTGTATTACATTTGAAAagaatgcaaaacagaagcagTTTATAGTGggactagtggtctcagactttttgaCTCCATTGTAAATGCATAAGTAGAGAAGTTAACAGCATCTCTCTATCTACTTGAAAGGTACTTGGTCCAATCCCAGCTCTGAAGGACAGCACAGCAGAGGAAGACACTGAAGCAGACATTTCTAATTCTGCTTCACTTTACAAGGTCAGGTCTCTCTTGTAGGGGCCCCTGTTTTAGAGATATTTCGGCATGATCATGAGCAGAGGGTACTTAAAATAGCAAGTAACATCATTGGTAATAGCCAACATGTGCTTCACGACGAGTATAAACTTCAATTCCCATCAGGAAGGAGGTTTAGGATGCCCAGACACAGACTTTCAAGCGTACTTTCATTCCAACGTCCAACTGGACGACTCAATGACAAAGGCTTCGTACTGAGAAACGGAGATGTTGCACTTGAAATAATGTTATGTGACTTGTATAATAGACAACGATGACATGTTGTACTAATGTCCTGTACTGTATGATTACCTAGATGATGTATGCTGATGATATGTCGTATTATTGAACTGTGTATGTTCATTTAGTTATTGTATGTTTGGATGATGAGGACAGTAATTCTGACGCAAAGCAAATTTTAGAGGAATCGGAcaataaacgtattattattattgtgagattcaataaaaagtgttaatcgggaAAAAAGAGAATGTATTAGGGTTCAAATGTCATTCATGAAAGGGGAAAGAAGAATATCTCAcaatgtttctctctctcaggtATCTAATGCAACAGGCCAAATGACCTTGACCAAACTTTGTGATAGAGGACCTTTTGGTCAAGAGCTGTTGGGGAAAGATGACTGCTTCATACTAGACAATGGATCTAATGGGAAGATCTATGTTTGGAAAGGTGAATTTTGCATCTGAGCGACTGatagaaaaacagagagaaacaATAAAAAAGACCCACATAAAAAGTCCTTGCCattatttattgattgacagGGAATGGAGCCAATGCAGAGGAGAAGAGAGTTGCCCTGAAGGTAGCAGATGAGTTCATCACAGAAATGAACTATCCCAGGATGAGAACACAGGTACTCTAagtagcagtaaaaaaaaaaaaaactctactcTAGGAAACAGAACTATGATGTCATAGGGCATCTTTTACCATAGTGTAAAAAATGAAATCTTGTGTAAACTCAAAATATCATGACTTTTCTTAACAACTGTCTCAATAATTGTCCTCAGTACCATTGTTTTGTTTaatcaatgtgaatttgttttttcacaaactgcaaaaattcttgttgagagaactactaatttTATGTTCACACAACTCACAttacaagaattttcattttgtcacCTTTTAAATAAAGTTAATTGCAATTTTGCCTCTGAAGAGAGAGGTATATTTTGCAAGGCAAGACAGTACATTCAATTGTTTGACatagacacacaatagacctcaaccccttaacacacaaacctcattaagttaaaagacTAGCTCCttacatcaccacacaacaattGACAAACAGCAacaccaaaaaacaacaacaacaataacaccaAAATGAAGTCAGTAAACAGCAAAAAGTAAGCCCATAACACTAacagcataatttattcatgttcaaatgcatgctgggaacttgcaaatcagcaacattgttcaatatgaaattgtttgttcaaacaactctgttaggctagttgggacaacatttgtgGGAATACtgttggtctaacatgtgttttCATATAGAttcaaagtaattcacatttcatAGTATAtgactcaaaaaaacaaacaaaacataagctggataaaatgcaattttattttttacagtgcagtctTCTGCTTTTCCTCTTGTCCTTAGGTGGAAATTCTTCCTCAAGGCCGTGAATCTGTCCTCTTCAAACAGTTTTTCAAGAGCTGGAGTTAAATACACATACCAAGATATGGGATGCACAGAAACTGTGACTCATTTTGTATAACCACATAACATATTAGCCATGTGTAATTTTACCCTGTAAAGACTCTTTGCTGTTAGCCAAAAGATTGCTGCTTGATCCCAGGCAATGAGAAGGCCCTTTGTCATTTTGTATGCATTTCTATTAATTTTctgttacatacagtacatctttcattaaaaaaacaacaacccaacagtcagttgttgttgtttttgttgattcaatgttttttgtttgaattGTTTTTGAGTTCAAAATTCAGATTTTATTAAATCACATGACCTCCGTCAACCTCTGCTTTATAATGAGCACCAAATTGGCCCTAATTCAAATAGAATGCATAAACACAGACATCGCACACCAATGCTTATATAACCACGCATGAGAATTACATAAATGGTTTTCTGTGTGATCATCCTTTATCTTGGACAGGTGCATGTATGCTAAGCTAAGGTGACAACCTCTACATCGAATCAAATCACTGGAAAGGATACTGAAAGTTGGTGAACCCACCCATGAAtgtgtggaaaataattttttttaaaaaacgtgAAAAAGGGAACAAAATAAATCCACAACAGGGATTTTATTTTGTACCAACGGTGCAAATAATTTTACTCATTCATATGCATTAATTGTAGTCATGTAGTCATTGACCAGTTCAGCCAGTCCAGCAGTTCCTTATTATTTTTAGTCTAAGAAACAAATAGGTGGGTATTACAATCACAAGCAAAATTGAGGCCCAATAGCATCTGTAAAAAGTGCAGTCTGAGCTATTAATtcaaaggggta carries:
- the LOC127439595 gene encoding macrophage-capping protein-like, with translation MLNLRAATSQFTPEVREPGMWIWRVEKMKAVLLDSLQQGIFYNGDAYIVLSNRGKDRSDLHMWMGEKSSRDEQGACAMLATQLDSYLGGEPVQHRQVQGYESPEFMRLFPKGVSYKEGGVESGFKSARSRIGPVTHLYQVKGKKNIRAREVELSWGSFNKGDCFILDLEETIVAWSGSKANMFERQKVREIAMLIRDTERNGKAHIIDVTEGEEPLEMVQVLGPIPALKDSTAEEDTEADISNSASLYKVSNATGQMTLTKLCDRGPFGQELLGKDDCFILDNGSNGKIYVWKGNGANAEEKRVALKVADEFITEMNYPRMRTQVEILPQGRESVLFKQFFKSWS